A single region of the Anaerococcus urinomassiliensis genome encodes:
- the rpsL gene encoding 30S ribosomal protein S12 has product MPTINQLVRKSRKSEKSKSNTPALGYNYNTLKSRTTPNQSPQKRGVCTSVRTVTPKKPNSALRKVARVRLTNGAEVLSYIPGIGHNLQEHSVVLIRGGRVKDLPGVRYHIIRGTLDTAGVNGRKQARSKYGAKKDQN; this is encoded by the coding sequence ATGCCTACAATTAACCAACTTGTTAGAAAAAGCAGAAAAAGTGAAAAATCTAAATCAAACACTCCAGCTTTGGGTTACAACTACAATACTTTAAAAAGTAGAACAACTCCTAACCAATCACCACAAAAACGTGGAGTTTGTACATCAGTTAGAACTGTAACACCTAAAAAGCCAAACTCTGCTTTACGTAAAGTAGCCAGAGTTAGACTAACTAATGGTGCTGAAGTTCTTTCTTACATCCCAGGTATTGGACACAACTTGCAAGAACACAGTGTTGTGCTTATCAGAGGTGGTAGAGTTAAAGACCTTCCAGGTGTGCGTTACCACATCATAAGAGGTACTCTTGATACTGCAGGAGTAAACGGACGTAAACAAGCTAGATCTAAATACGGTGCTAAAAAAGACCAAAACTAG
- the rpsG gene encoding 30S ribosomal protein S7 — protein MSRKGHIPKREVMPDAKYNDRVVTKLINNVMLDGKKGIATKIVYDAFDIVAETTGNDALEVFYQAMENIMPTLEVKARRIGGANYQVPMEVRPERRQTLALRWLVNFSRARGEKTMVERLSKEILDASNNAGAAVKRKEEMHRAAEANKAFAHYRY, from the coding sequence GTGTCAAGAAAGGGACATATACCAAAAAGAGAAGTAATGCCTGACGCTAAGTATAACGATAGAGTTGTAACAAAACTTATCAACAACGTTATGCTTGATGGCAAAAAAGGCATTGCAACAAAAATTGTTTACGATGCATTTGACATCGTAGCAGAAACAACAGGCAATGACGCGCTAGAAGTATTCTACCAAGCTATGGAAAATATTATGCCAACACTTGAAGTTAAAGCACGTAGAATCGGTGGTGCTAACTACCAAGTTCCAATGGAAGTTAGACCAGAAAGAAGACAAACTTTAGCTTTAAGATGGTTAGTAAACTTTTCAAGAGCTCGTGGTGAAAAAACTATGGTTGAAAGATTATCTAAAGAAATCTTAGATGCATCTAACAACGCTGGTGCAGCTGTCAAGAGAAAAGAAGAAATGCACAGAGCTGCAGAAGCAAATAAAGCATTTGCACACTACAGATATTAA
- the fusA gene encoding elongation factor G, which produces MPRQVALKDTRNIGIMAHIDAGKTTVTERILYYTGKIYKIGDTHDGTAVMDSMDQEKERGITIGSAATTAFWKDHRINIIDTPGHVDFTVEVERSLRVLDGAVALFDAKSGVEPQSETVWRQADKYHIPRICFINKMDATGADFFMSVETIKDKLKANAVPLEIPIGAEQQFQGAVDLVKMQAVTYNTEDLGAHPMFSEIPAELKDQAEEYRNNLLEELSEVDDTIMMKYLEGEEVSEEEINAAIRKGTIEQKIFPCLLGSAYKNKGVQPLLDAIIDYMPSPIDVPYITGTDPKDEEVVMERKPGDNEPTAALAFKVVTDPYVGKLIYTRIYSGSIESGSYIYNATKGKRERVGRIMQMHSNKQEEIPVGYAGDIVALLGLKDTTTGDSLCDQDNQIILEKMEFPDPVISVAIEPKTRASQDKMIIGLQKLSEEDPTFVTKSDEETGQTIISGMGELHLEIIVDRLLREFKVEANIGNPQVAYREGITAEAEAQGKFVRQSGGSGQYGDVHLRVTPGEEGSGITFESKIVGGTVPKEYIRPVEEGVREAAASGILGGYPMVDMHVVLYDGSYHEVDSSEVAFHVAGSMGLKNAVEKAKPVLLEPIEKVEITTPDEYLGDVMGDVSSRRGKIDGMNPKDGIHVLDAFIPLSEMFGYATDLRSKTQGRATYSMQFDHYAQVPESVKEEVLNK; this is translated from the coding sequence ATGCCTAGACAAGTAGCACTAAAAGATACTAGAAACATAGGAATCATGGCCCACATAGATGCGGGTAAAACAACAGTTACAGAAAGAATCCTATATTATACTGGTAAAATTTATAAAATTGGTGATACTCATGATGGTACAGCAGTAATGGACTCCATGGACCAAGAAAAGGAACGTGGTATTACAATCGGTTCTGCTGCAACCACAGCTTTTTGGAAAGACCATAGAATAAATATTATCGATACTCCAGGACACGTGGATTTTACTGTAGAAGTAGAAAGATCACTAAGAGTTCTTGATGGTGCGGTAGCTTTATTTGACGCAAAAAGCGGGGTAGAACCACAATCTGAAACAGTATGGAGACAAGCTGATAAATACCACATCCCAAGAATTTGTTTCATCAACAAAATGGATGCTACTGGTGCAGATTTCTTCATGTCAGTGGAAACAATTAAAGATAAGCTAAAAGCTAATGCAGTTCCACTAGAAATTCCTATAGGAGCTGAACAACAATTCCAAGGCGCAGTTGACCTTGTCAAAATGCAAGCTGTAACATACAACACTGAAGATCTTGGTGCCCACCCAATGTTTTCAGAAATCCCAGCTGAACTAAAAGACCAAGCTGAAGAATATAGAAACAATCTTCTTGAAGAATTATCAGAAGTTGATGATACAATTATGATGAAATATCTTGAAGGAGAAGAAGTAAGCGAAGAAGAAATAAATGCTGCTATTAGAAAAGGAACAATTGAACAAAAGATTTTCCCATGCTTACTAGGGTCAGCATACAAAAACAAGGGTGTTCAACCACTACTAGATGCAATCATCGACTATATGCCATCTCCAATAGATGTACCATATATCACAGGTACAGATCCTAAAGATGAAGAAGTAGTAATGGAAAGAAAACCTGGAGATAATGAACCAACAGCAGCCTTAGCATTTAAAGTTGTAACTGACCCATATGTAGGTAAGTTAATATATACAAGAATTTACTCAGGTTCAATAGAATCAGGTTCATATATCTACAATGCAACAAAAGGTAAAAGAGAACGTGTTGGACGTATCATGCAAATGCACTCCAACAAACAAGAGGAAATTCCAGTAGGTTACGCAGGAGACATCGTTGCTCTTCTTGGACTAAAAGATACAACAACAGGTGATTCCTTATGTGATCAAGATAATCAAATTATCCTTGAAAAAATGGAATTCCCAGATCCAGTAATCTCAGTTGCAATCGAACCAAAGACAAGAGCATCTCAAGATAAGATGATTATTGGTCTACAAAAACTATCTGAAGAAGATCCAACATTCGTAACAAAATCTGATGAAGAAACAGGCCAAACAATAATCTCAGGAATGGGTGAGCTTCACCTTGAAATCATCGTAGATAGACTGCTAAGAGAATTCAAAGTAGAAGCAAATATCGGTAACCCACAAGTAGCTTACAGAGAAGGTATCACAGCTGAAGCAGAAGCACAAGGTAAGTTTGTAAGACAATCTGGTGGTTCTGGTCAATACGGTGATGTTCATCTAAGAGTTACTCCAGGAGAAGAAGGCTCTGGTATTACATTCGAATCTAAAATTGTCGGTGGTACTGTACCAAAAGAATATATCAGACCAGTTGAAGAAGGTGTACGTGAAGCGGCAGCTAGCGGTATCCTAGGTGGTTACCCAATGGTTGACATGCACGTTGTTCTATACGATGGTTCTTACCACGAAGTAGACTCTTCAGAAGTAGCCTTCCACGTAGCAGGATCAATGGGTCTTAAAAATGCAGTAGAAAAAGCAAAACCAGTTCTATTAGAACCAATTGAAAAAGTTGAAATTACAACCCCGGATGAGTATCTTGGAGATGTAATGGGTGACGTTTCATCAAGACGTGGTAAAATTGATGGTATGAATCCAAAAGATGGTATCCATGTACTAGATGCCTTCATTCCACTATCAGAAATGTTTGGATACGCAACAGACTTACGTTCCAAAACACAAGGTAGGGCAACATACTCAATGCAATTTGACCACTATGCTCAAGTACCAGAATCAGTAAAAGAAGAAGTACTAAATAAATAA
- the tuf gene encoding elongation factor Tu, whose amino-acid sequence MSKQQFERSKPHINIGTIGHVDHGKTTTTAAITQALNKKYGTGEYVDYEHIDKAPEERERGITINTSVVEYETPNRHYAHIDAPGHADYVKNMITGAAQMDGAIIVVSAADGPMPQTREHILLARQVGVPKIAVFLNKEDQVDDAELIELVEMEVRDLLNEYEFDGDNCPVVVGSALKSLQEGGEGPWTDKILQLMEEVDNYFDIPERDNDQPFLMPVEDVMTISGRGTVATGRVERGTLKVGDTVEIVGLTEKTTSAVVTGVEMFHKSLEQAESGDNVGILLRGVQRDEISRGQVLARPDSVHPHTEFEGQVYVLTKDEGGRHTPFFSGYRPQFFFRTTDVTGDIQLEEGVEMVMPGDNATFKISLQKPIALEEGLRFAVREGGRTVASGVVTKVIK is encoded by the coding sequence ATGTCTAAACAACAATTTGAAAGAAGCAAACCACATATTAATATCGGAACAATCGGTCACGTAGACCACGGTAAAACAACAACAACAGCAGCAATCACTCAAGCCCTAAACAAAAAATACGGCACAGGTGAATACGTAGACTACGAACACATCGACAAAGCTCCAGAAGAAAGAGAACGTGGAATCACAATCAACACATCAGTAGTAGAATACGAAACACCAAATAGACACTACGCACACATCGACGCCCCAGGCCACGCTGACTACGTTAAAAACATGATCACAGGAGCAGCCCAAATGGACGGCGCAATCATCGTAGTATCAGCAGCAGACGGTCCAATGCCACAAACAAGAGAACACATCTTACTAGCAAGACAAGTAGGCGTACCAAAAATCGCAGTATTCCTAAACAAAGAAGACCAAGTAGACGATGCCGAACTAATCGAATTAGTAGAAATGGAAGTAAGAGACCTACTAAACGAATACGAATTCGACGGAGACAACTGCCCAGTAGTAGTAGGATCAGCACTAAAATCCCTACAAGAAGGTGGCGAAGGCCCATGGACAGACAAAATCCTACAACTAATGGAAGAAGTAGACAACTACTTTGACATTCCAGAAAGAGACAACGACCAACCATTCCTAATGCCAGTAGAAGACGTAATGACAATCTCAGGCCGTGGAACAGTAGCAACAGGAAGAGTAGAAAGAGGAACATTAAAAGTAGGCGACACAGTAGAAATCGTAGGCCTAACAGAAAAAACAACAAGCGCAGTAGTAACAGGCGTAGAAATGTTCCACAAATCACTAGAACAAGCAGAATCAGGCGACAACGTAGGAATCCTACTAAGAGGAGTACAAAGAGACGAAATCTCAAGAGGACAAGTACTAGCAAGACCAGACAGCGTACACCCACACACAGAATTCGAAGGCCAAGTATACGTACTAACCAAAGATGAAGGAGGCCGTCACACACCATTCTTCAGTGGCTACAGACCACAATTCTTCTTCAGAACAACAGACGTAACAGGCGACATCCAACTAGAAGAAGGCGTAGAAATGGTAATGCCAGGCGACAACGCAACATTCAAAATCAGCCTACAAAAACCAATAGCCCTAGAAGAAGGCCTAAGATTCGCAGTACGTGAAGGTGGAAGAACAGTAGCATCAGGCGTAGTAACAAAGGTTATTAAATAA
- the istB gene encoding IS21-like element helper ATPase IstB, which produces MNIKEASNILKLSYLRESYEDLIEESSNLNLSNEDFLKLFLEREVERRKNNGIARRIRNAKFINKKFLEDFDKTKYSLELNKKFEYLETLKFIDNKENIIMIGTPGCGKTHYATALGIKACMKGKNVLFTSVPNLVIELQEAMSKNQITNYKRKFEKYDLVILDELGYVSFDKTGCEILFNLLSSRNDKGSIILTTNLNFERWEEVFKDPMLTGAIVDRLAHRAHIMDMSREKSYRMEDSIEWSKNM; this is translated from the coding sequence ATGAATATTAAAGAAGCTTCTAACATACTTAAGCTCTCTTATCTAAGAGAGTCATATGAGGATTTAATAGAAGAATCATCAAATCTAAACTTATCTAACGAAGACTTCTTAAAACTTTTCTTAGAAAGAGAGGTAGAAAGAAGAAAAAACAACGGGATAGCAAGAAGAATAAGAAATGCTAAATTTATCAACAAGAAATTCTTAGAAGACTTTGATAAAACAAAATATTCTCTAGAACTAAACAAAAAATTTGAATATCTTGAAACACTAAAATTCATAGATAACAAAGAAAACATAATCATGATAGGAACACCTGGTTGTGGAAAAACTCACTACGCTACAGCCTTAGGCATAAAAGCGTGTATGAAAGGAAAAAATGTACTCTTTACATCAGTTCCCAACTTAGTAATAGAATTACAGGAGGCAATGAGTAAAAATCAAATTACTAATTACAAAAGAAAATTTGAAAAATATGATTTAGTAATACTAGATGAGCTAGGATATGTATCATTTGATAAAACAGGATGCGAAATATTATTTAATCTCCTCTCATCAAGAAATGATAAGGGATCAATAATATTAACCACAAACCTAAACTTTGAAAGATGGGAAGAAGTATTTAAAGATCCAATGCTAACGGGAGCAATAGTAGATAGACTTGCTCATAGAGCCCATATCATGGATATGTCTAGGGAAAAATCATATAGGATGGAAGATAGCATAGAGTGGTCAAAAAATATGTAA